Proteins from a single region of Erythrobacter sp.:
- a CDS encoding protein-glutamate O-methyltransferase CheR, producing MESSEASHQIIAELLAARTGQHLTESRRWRVNSALAGIFREHGISNVDQLVCLLASPRSGGPDSPDLSQQVVEALLNNETYFFRDKPTFDQLPQEILPELARRRAHSKRLSIWSAGCSTGQEIYSLAMLFTEQKERWQGWSIELLGTDVSHRAITAARSGLYSQFEVQRGLGVTQMLRHFDETTNGWQLREDARRMVHFRQHNVLGPHPGRQPFDLVLCRNVLLYFDRTTRADAFARLASAVAPDGFLMLGAGETVVGQTDRFIPSPQRASFFEPLGQGGEAQRRRA from the coding sequence ATGGAAAGCAGCGAAGCCTCGCACCAGATCATCGCCGAGCTGCTTGCCGCGCGCACCGGCCAGCATCTCACCGAGAGCCGCCGCTGGCGCGTCAATTCGGCGCTGGCGGGGATCTTCCGCGAGCACGGCATCAGCAATGTCGATCAGCTGGTGTGCCTGCTCGCCTCGCCCCGCAGCGGCGGGCCGGACAGCCCCGACCTGTCGCAGCAGGTGGTCGAGGCGCTGCTCAACAACGAGACCTATTTCTTCCGCGACAAGCCGACCTTCGACCAGCTGCCGCAGGAAATCCTGCCGGAACTGGCCCGCCGCCGCGCGCACAGCAAGCGCCTGTCGATCTGGTCGGCGGGCTGTTCGACGGGTCAGGAAATCTACTCGCTCGCGATGCTGTTCACCGAACAGAAGGAGCGCTGGCAGGGCTGGTCGATCGAGCTGCTCGGCACCGATGTCTCGCACCGCGCGATCACCGCGGCGCGCAGCGGGCTCTACAGTCAGTTCGAGGTGCAGCGCGGGCTCGGCGTGACGCAGATGCTGCGCCATTTCGACGAGACCACGAACGGCTGGCAACTGCGCGAGGATGCGCGGCGGATGGTGCATTTCCGCCAGCACAATGTGCTCGGCCCCCATCCCGGCCGCCAGCCCTTCGACCTCGTGCTGTGCCGCAATGTCCTGCTCTATTTCGACCGCACCACCCGCGCCGATGCCTTTGCGCGGCTGGCCAGCGCGGTAGCACCCGACGGCTTCCTGATGCTCGGCGCGGGCGAGACCGTGGTCGGCCAGACCGACCGCTTCATCCCCTCCCCGCAGCGCGCCAGCTTCTTCGAACCGCTCGGCCAGGGCGGCGAGGCGCAGCGCCGGCGCGCCTGA
- the cheB gene encoding chemotaxis-specific protein-glutamate methyltransferase CheB → MSPTASPSSLAGRAGAAGRRLLAARGGGAAAIRVMIVDDSLTVRTIFKRMVESDPALVIVGTASSAEGAIAQLAEQPADVVLLDLEMPGMGGLEALPVILATPASPQVLVVSSLTVDGAEHTLSALRMGAADTLLKPRPGGFTEDYRSQLLGKIRALGARNAGGGGEAAAGAADLPMRSFARVPAAALPRLRRVEAVAIGASTGGIHALGLMLGALGPGFDLPILITQHLPPSFIPVFARQIEHACGRPADIAADGSEIRAGRIMIAPGRGHMLVRRSGEKLVTRISTDPAPSGCLPSVDPMLTSLAAACEGRVLGVILSGMGRDGALGAADLVDAGGTIYAQDADSSAVWGMPGAVARAGLASLIAPPSALGEAITAQISAAPLRRQG, encoded by the coding sequence GTGAGCCCGACGGCCTCTCCTTCCTCGCTCGCCGGCCGCGCAGGCGCGGCGGGGCGGCGGCTGCTGGCCGCACGCGGCGGCGGGGCGGCTGCGATCCGGGTGATGATCGTCGATGATTCGCTGACTGTGCGCACGATCTTCAAGCGCATGGTGGAAAGCGATCCGGCGCTGGTGATCGTCGGCACGGCAAGCAGCGCGGAAGGGGCGATTGCCCAACTGGCCGAGCAACCCGCCGATGTGGTGTTGCTCGATCTCGAAATGCCGGGGATGGGCGGGCTTGAAGCCCTGCCGGTGATCCTCGCGACGCCTGCCAGCCCGCAGGTGCTGGTGGTCTCCTCGCTGACGGTGGACGGGGCCGAGCACACCCTTTCGGCGCTGCGCATGGGGGCGGCGGACACGCTGCTGAAACCGCGTCCGGGCGGCTTTACCGAGGATTATCGCAGCCAGCTTCTGGGCAAGATCCGCGCGCTCGGCGCCCGCAATGCAGGCGGCGGCGGCGAGGCGGCTGCGGGCGCGGCCGACCTTCCGATGCGCAGCTTTGCGCGCGTGCCTGCCGCTGCCCTGCCGCGTCTGCGGCGGGTAGAGGCAGTCGCGATCGGCGCTTCGACCGGCGGGATCCATGCATTGGGGCTGATGCTGGGCGCGCTGGGGCCGGGCTTCGATCTGCCGATCCTCATCACCCAGCACCTGCCACCTTCTTTCATTCCGGTCTTCGCGCGCCAGATCGAGCATGCCTGCGGGCGCCCGGCCGACATCGCCGCCGATGGCAGCGAAATCCGCGCGGGGCGGATCATGATCGCGCCGGGCCGCGGGCACATGCTGGTGCGCCGCAGCGGCGAGAAGCTCGTCACCCGCATCAGCACCGATCCCGCGCCGAGCGGCTGCCTGCCCTCGGTCGATCCGATGCTCACCAGCCTTGCCGCCGCCTGCGAGGGACGCGTGCTGGGCGTGATCCTGTCCGGCATGGGCCGCGACGGAGCGCTCGGCGCAGCGGACCTCGTCGATGCCGGCGGGACAATCTACGCGCAGGATGCCGACAGCAGCGCCGTGTGGGGGATGCCGGGCGCCGTGGCGCGCGCCGGGCTCGCCAGCCTCATTGCACCGCCCTCTGCCCTCGGCGAGGCGATCACCGCACAGATCAGCGCCGCGCCGCTGCGGCGGCAGGGCTGA
- a CDS encoding chemotaxis protein CheA — MDDLLADFIAETREMLEASGGEIVAWEADPADRARLDTIFRFVHTVKGNCGFFDFPRLAALSHAAEDALADCRAGRREPDRELVNAVLAIIDRIAAMVDAIEAGDEFPLGDDDTLIAAVNVSRETSDDAGFDSAITGLEGVKEESNPALPTPLHAPASALMERSEEAGTAAARRAENPAAQRTIRLPVELLDRVMSGVSDMVLARNDLAHRLRQAGTQPTIDGPFERLTAILTDVRDAITRMRMQRIETLFSALPRLVRDLSAELGKQVMVDIDGGDVELDREMIETIRDPLTHIIRNAIDHGIEAPSARLAQGKREIGMLAIAARQAGNTIAIVIRDDGRGLDEHRIAEKALATGLLTASDRHIISRDKLLNLIFEPGFSTAETVSNVSGRGVGLDVVRMNLEKVGGSIKVASIPGEGTQFTLQIPLTLSIIAGLTVEIGPQRFAIPQGYVEEIVQASEQALEFTRMGEAALVTFRGNRIPCLMLADVLGIEPGQKRRELTLVLLRLASGDLFALVVDRIHSHGDLVVKPLAPAVMKSGLYAGSTLLDDGQPVLLLDVTNIAAQHDLVSDGRSRVLQPIEDDAAAAAEAAPRAMLFTDFAGRRSAIRMELVQRIETTPASAIDRSAARPRVVIDGQILPLVGLPEDGELQLRGGKLRLLRLSDGACELLHAVREIEDAAELAEALVAVPEDPLVEAMTLVEGRPVTLIDAHELFARYGEPPLGAPGQRPRCALPDSEWARAILAPLVSAAGYEVVSAPAVDDPDIVSILFDDVYEAAEVLGRMPAGPVIRLRDHPDEATASGTIYRYDREGLIAAQAATRHRQIAGGLGQ; from the coding sequence ATGGATGATCTGCTGGCGGATTTCATCGCCGAGACCCGCGAGATGCTGGAGGCTTCGGGCGGCGAAATCGTCGCCTGGGAAGCCGATCCGGCCGATCGCGCGCGGCTCGATACGATCTTCCGCTTCGTCCACACGGTGAAGGGCAATTGCGGGTTCTTCGACTTCCCGCGCCTTGCCGCCCTGTCCCACGCCGCCGAGGATGCGCTGGCCGATTGCCGCGCTGGCCGGCGCGAGCCTGACCGCGAGCTGGTCAATGCCGTGCTCGCCATCATCGACCGGATTGCGGCGATGGTCGATGCCATCGAAGCGGGCGACGAATTCCCGCTAGGCGACGATGACACCCTGATTGCCGCGGTCAATGTTTCACGTGAAACATCCGATGACGCAGGGTTCGATAGCGCCATAACGGGGCTGGAGGGGGTCAAGGAGGAGTCTAACCCTGCCCTGCCCACACCCTTGCACGCCCCTGCGAGCGCGCTGATGGAGCGCAGCGAAGAGGCTGGCACTGCCGCCGCCCGCCGCGCCGAAAACCCCGCCGCCCAGCGCACCATCCGGCTTCCCGTGGAACTGCTCGACCGGGTGATGAGCGGCGTGTCCGACATGGTGCTGGCGCGCAATGATCTCGCCCACCGCCTGCGTCAGGCCGGCACCCAGCCGACCATCGACGGCCCGTTCGAGCGCCTCACCGCGATCCTCACCGACGTGCGCGACGCGATCACGCGGATGCGGATGCAGCGTATCGAGACCCTGTTCAGCGCCCTTCCCCGCCTTGTGCGCGACCTTTCCGCCGAACTCGGCAAGCAGGTGATGGTCGATATCGATGGCGGCGATGTCGAGCTTGACCGCGAGATGATCGAGACGATCCGCGATCCGCTCACCCACATCATCCGCAACGCCATCGATCATGGCATCGAAGCCCCCTCGGCCCGTCTGGCGCAGGGCAAGCGCGAAATCGGGATGCTGGCGATTGCCGCGCGGCAGGCGGGCAACACCATCGCCATCGTCATCCGCGACGACGGACGCGGCCTCGACGAGCACAGAATCGCCGAAAAAGCGCTCGCCACAGGCCTGCTAACTGCCAGCGATCGGCACATCATAAGCCGCGATAAGCTGCTTAACCTGATCTTCGAACCCGGCTTTTCGACCGCTGAAACAGTCAGCAATGTCTCCGGACGCGGCGTCGGGCTCGATGTGGTGCGCATGAACCTCGAAAAGGTCGGCGGCTCGATCAAGGTCGCCAGCATTCCGGGCGAAGGCACGCAGTTCACGCTCCAGATCCCGCTCACGCTCAGCATCATTGCCGGGCTGACCGTCGAGATCGGCCCGCAGCGCTTCGCGATCCCGCAAGGCTATGTCGAGGAAATCGTCCAGGCGAGCGAGCAGGCGCTCGAATTCACCCGCATGGGCGAGGCCGCACTGGTCACCTTCCGCGGCAATCGCATCCCCTGCCTGATGCTGGCCGATGTGCTCGGCATCGAACCCGGCCAAAAACGCCGCGAGCTGACGCTGGTGCTGCTGCGACTGGCCAGCGGCGACCTCTTCGCGCTGGTGGTGGACCGCATCCACAGCCACGGCGATCTGGTGGTCAAGCCGCTGGCGCCCGCGGTGATGAAGAGCGGGCTCTATGCCGGATCGACCTTGCTCGACGATGGCCAGCCGGTGCTGCTGCTCGATGTCACCAACATCGCCGCCCAGCATGATCTGGTGTCCGATGGCCGCTCGCGCGTGCTCCAGCCCATCGAGGATGATGCCGCCGCTGCCGCCGAGGCTGCGCCGCGCGCGATGCTGTTCACCGATTTTGCCGGCCGCCGCTCGGCGATCCGGATGGAACTGGTGCAGCGCATCGAGACCACGCCTGCCTCTGCGATCGATCGTTCTGCCGCGCGCCCGCGTGTCGTGATCGACGGGCAGATCCTGCCGCTGGTAGGCCTGCCCGAGGATGGCGAACTGCAACTGCGCGGCGGCAAGCTGCGCCTGCTGCGCCTGTCGGACGGGGCCTGCGAACTGCTCCACGCGGTGCGCGAGATCGAGGATGCTGCCGAACTCGCCGAGGCGCTGGTGGCTGTGCCGGAAGACCCGCTGGTCGAGGCGATGACGCTGGTCGAGGGCAGGCCCGTCACTCTGATCGACGCGCACGAACTTTTCGCCCGCTACGGCGAGCCGCCGCTCGGCGCCCCCGGCCAGCGCCCGCGCTGCGCCCTGCCCGACAGCGAATGGGCGCGCGCGATCCTTGCCCCGCTGGTGAGCGCGGCGGGTTACGAGGTGGTCAGCGCACCGGCGGTGGACGATCCCGATATCGTCTCGATCCTGTTCGATGATGTCTATGAAGCCGCCGAAGTGCTGGGGCGCATGCCCGCCGGCCCGGTGATCCGCCTGCGCGATCATCCGGACGAAGCAACCGCCAGCGGCACGATCTATCGCTATGACCGTGAAGGCCTGATTGCCGCGCAGGCCGCGACGCGCCATCGCCAGATTGCCGGGGGGCTGGGGCAATGA
- a CDS encoding (2Fe-2S)-binding protein: MSRMTVNERPVEFDLDPRMPLLYALREAMNLTGTKACGGGECGGACMVLVDGVALRSCKITLAEAEGRIITTIEGLSRDRSHPVQQAMVAQQAIQCGYCTPGIVIAAAALIQRNPAPTREEIEGAIPNICRCGVYPRLIKAVEQAGRVAQRSESISAAPAPGISPEDAAKAVPALRVVKPE, from the coding sequence ATGTCGCGCATGACCGTCAACGAGCGGCCGGTCGAGTTCGATCTCGATCCGCGCATGCCGCTGCTCTACGCGCTGCGTGAGGCGATGAACCTCACCGGCACCAAGGCCTGTGGCGGCGGCGAATGCGGCGGGGCCTGCATGGTGCTGGTTGACGGGGTTGCGCTCAGATCGTGCAAGATCACGCTGGCCGAGGCCGAGGGGCGGATCATCACCACGATCGAGGGGCTGAGCCGCGATCGCTCGCATCCGGTGCAGCAGGCCATGGTGGCGCAGCAGGCGATCCAGTGCGGATATTGCACGCCCGGGATCGTCATCGCCGCGGCTGCGCTGATCCAGCGCAATCCAGCCCCCACCCGCGAGGAGATCGAGGGGGCAATCCCCAATATCTGCCGCTGCGGGGTCTATCCCCGGCTGATCAAGGCGGTGGAGCAGGCTGGCCGCGTGGCGCAGCGCAGCGAAAGCATCAGCGCCGCGCCTGCGCCCGGCATCAGTCCCGAGGACGCGGCAAAAGCCGTCCCCGCGCTGCGGGTGGTGAAGCCGGAATAA
- a CDS encoding class II aldolase/adducin family protein, whose amino-acid sequence MATQLKPTIECSKEEWQARLDLAACYRIFDHLGWSESIYNHISLKVPGEKDTFLINPFGLLYSEVTASNLVKIDVEGNNVGGSPYMVNKAGFTQHAYFHKHLGERADAICHVHTTATMAVASHKDGLLPTNFYACNFQGQIGYHDFEGVTVRPEEGERLVQNLGNHTILMLRNHGPVVMDRTIQGMFVKMWALQRACEIQVATLSMGNPNLVPQAVVDVHQRDLSVMSGQGGAGMFDFEAWKRRVDKIDDSWRS is encoded by the coding sequence ATGGCAACCCAGCTCAAACCGACGATCGAGTGCAGCAAGGAAGAGTGGCAGGCGCGGCTTGATCTTGCGGCTTGCTACCGCATTTTCGATCACCTCGGCTGGTCGGAATCGATCTACAACCACATCTCGCTGAAGGTGCCGGGGGAGAAGGATACCTTCCTCATCAACCCCTTCGGCCTGCTCTATTCCGAAGTCACCGCATCGAACCTCGTGAAGATCGATGTCGAGGGCAATAATGTCGGCGGCTCGCCCTATATGGTGAACAAGGCGGGCTTCACCCAGCACGCCTATTTCCACAAGCATCTGGGCGAGCGTGCGGACGCGATCTGCCATGTCCACACCACCGCGACCATGGCTGTGGCGAGCCACAAGGACGGCTTGCTGCCGACCAATTTCTACGCCTGCAACTTCCAGGGCCAGATCGGCTATCACGACTTCGAGGGCGTCACTGTGCGCCCCGAGGAAGGCGAGCGGCTGGTTCAGAACCTCGGCAACCACACCATCCTGATGCTGCGCAACCACGGCCCCGTGGTGATGGATCGCACCATCCAGGGCATGTTCGTGAAGATGTGGGCCTTGCAGCGCGCCTGCGAGATCCAGGTGGCGACGCTTTCGATGGGCAACCCCAACCTCGTCCCGCAGGCAGTGGTCGATGTGCACCAGCGCGATCTTTCCGTGATGAGCGGGCAGGGCGGCGCGGGGATGTTCGACTTCGAGGCGTGGAAGCGCCGGGTCGACAAGATCGACGACAGCTGGCGCAGCTAA
- a CDS encoding chemotaxis protein CheW, with the protein MTELLVVIQIAGRRCALSAHDVKSVIELGSITPVPRTPDFITGITALRSQSLTVIDCRRALSLPNDESPTDDRAAVVAHGGHSYALMVDAIEDITTATAEPGQVPGGFGPEWSRVATGMVETMTGPALLIDLAALIAGPEGARSEIEAAA; encoded by the coding sequence ATGACCGAACTGCTTGTCGTCATCCAGATCGCCGGACGGCGCTGCGCCTTGAGCGCGCATGACGTCAAATCGGTGATCGAACTGGGCAGCATCACCCCGGTGCCGCGCACGCCCGATTTCATCACCGGCATCACCGCGCTGCGCAGCCAGTCGCTGACCGTGATCGATTGCCGCCGCGCGCTCAGCCTGCCCAATGACGAAAGCCCGACCGATGATCGCGCTGCCGTGGTTGCCCATGGCGGGCACTCCTATGCGCTGATGGTCGATGCGATCGAGGATATCACCACCGCCACCGCCGAGCCCGGGCAGGTGCCCGGCGGCTTCGGCCCGGAATGGTCGCGCGTGGCGACCGGCATGGTCGAGACCATGACCGGCCCTGCCCTGCTGATCGATCTGGCTGCGCTGATCGCCGGCCCCGAAGGCGCCCGCAGCGAAATCGAGGCGGCGGCTTAA
- a CDS encoding response regulator, which translates to MKTCLIVDDSRVIRKVSRHILETLGFTVDEVENGRAALDACEASMPDVVLLDWNMPVMTGIEFLVHLRKFPGGDRPKVVFCTTENDVAHIREAIEAGADEYVMKPFDHETLQIKLQLVGFA; encoded by the coding sequence ATGAAAACGTGCCTGATCGTCGATGATTCGCGGGTCATCCGCAAGGTTTCGCGGCATATCCTCGAAACCCTCGGCTTTACCGTCGACGAGGTCGAGAACGGCCGCGCGGCGCTGGATGCCTGCGAGGCATCCATGCCCGATGTCGTGCTGCTCGACTGGAACATGCCGGTGATGACGGGCATCGAATTCCTCGTCCACCTGCGCAAGTTCCCCGGCGGTGACCGGCCCAAGGTCGTGTTCTGCACCACCGAGAACGACGTGGCGCATATCCGCGAGGCGATCGAGGCAGGCGCGGACGAATATGTCATGAAGCCCTTCGATCACGAGACCCTCCAGATCAAGTTGCAGCTCGTCGGCTTCGCGTGA
- a CDS encoding MATE family efflux transporter, with amino-acid sequence MNASAPPLAKLVSGSIPRHLVNQTLPAVIGVAAIMSIGIVDAYFIGQLGSAPLAAISFIFPVAVASTSLGVGVMVGINSVVARALGEGDHASAERRASFGILFAALIGVVMGLSLWLAIEPIFAAMNAPAHLMPLIRAYMTPYAAGFPFSLAIMGFNGVLRGQGEAKRTSTVSITYAAANWVLNPILITGAPEILGGFEGFGIAGSAYATVIGWGIGVVTAMVLLRGTSLPFRLGALRDCDLIDPARAIIKVGLPAAFSNAINPLALSILTARVALEGEAAVAGFGAAGRLQSFVIVPLLGLSGAIGAIVGQNWGAGHHDRAREAALWAAGFCIVWGLLVAGAMMAAGRSFATVFTDDPAVIAEFARYLQIAAWGYAGFGLLIVGNGIMNAVDKASFALLQSVARVFCVMLPTALILQPSMGSSAIYTAELAANLFGAVSAVVLVRHVFVQKQPAWAPR; translated from the coding sequence ATGAACGCATCCGCCCCTCCGCTTGCCAAACTGGTCAGCGGCTCCATTCCCCGCCACCTCGTCAACCAGACGCTGCCGGCTGTGATCGGTGTGGCGGCGATCATGTCGATCGGGATCGTGGACGCCTATTTCATCGGCCAGCTGGGAAGCGCGCCGTTGGCCGCGATCAGCTTCATCTTCCCGGTTGCCGTCGCCAGCACCTCGCTGGGGGTGGGCGTGATGGTCGGGATCAATTCGGTGGTGGCCCGGGCGCTTGGCGAAGGCGACCATGCAAGCGCCGAGCGGCGGGCCAGTTTCGGCATCCTGTTCGCGGCCCTGATCGGCGTGGTGATGGGCCTTTCCCTGTGGCTCGCGATCGAGCCGATCTTCGCCGCGATGAACGCGCCCGCGCACCTCATGCCGCTGATCCGCGCTTACATGACGCCCTATGCCGCAGGCTTCCCCTTCAGCCTTGCAATCATGGGCTTCAACGGCGTGCTACGAGGGCAAGGCGAGGCCAAGCGCACCAGCACGGTCAGCATCACCTATGCCGCCGCCAACTGGGTGCTGAACCCGATCCTGATCACCGGAGCCCCCGAGATTTTGGGCGGTTTCGAGGGCTTCGGGATTGCCGGATCGGCCTATGCCACGGTGATCGGCTGGGGCATCGGCGTTGTGACGGCGATGGTGCTGCTGCGCGGCACCAGCCTGCCCTTCCGCCTCGGTGCCTTGCGCGATTGCGACCTCATCGATCCCGCCCGGGCGATCATCAAGGTCGGCCTGCCAGCCGCTTTTTCGAATGCGATCAATCCCCTGGCCCTCTCGATCCTTACCGCCCGCGTGGCGCTGGAGGGCGAGGCGGCGGTGGCGGGCTTCGGCGCGGCGGGCCGTTTGCAAAGCTTCGTGATTGTCCCGCTGCTCGGCCTGTCCGGCGCAATCGGCGCGATTGTCGGGCAGAACTGGGGCGCGGGCCACCATGACCGGGCGCGCGAGGCGGCGCTGTGGGCGGCGGGGTTCTGCATCGTCTGGGGCCTGCTGGTGGCGGGCGCGATGATGGCCGCAGGGCGCAGCTTTGCGACCGTCTTCACCGATGATCCCGCCGTGATTGCCGAGTTCGCCCGCTACCTCCAGATTGCCGCCTGGGGCTATGCCGGGTTCGGCCTGCTGATCGTCGGCAACGGCATCATGAACGCGGTCGACAAGGCGAGCTTTGCGCTGCTGCAATCGGTCGCCCGCGTGTTCTGCGTGATGCTGCCGACCGCGCTCATTCTGCAACCATCGATGGGAAGCAGCGCGATCTACACCGCAGAGCTGGCCGCCAACCTGTTCGGCGCGGTTTCGGCGGTGGTGCTGGTGCGCCATGTCTTTGTGCAAAAACAGCCCGCTTGGGCCCCGCGCTAG
- a CDS encoding TonB-dependent receptor family protein translates to MILAQARTILALGCATLAFPALAETAPAEATKGTSKSTEQGLSTSALAATTTAQPATEIVVVGEAQDAEAIAGSFGKVTNDDLRRSRVLNVNDALRQVAGVFARDEEGAGMRPNIGIRGLNPVRSTKVLLLEDGIPLGYAPYGDNAAYYHPPIQRFTSVEVLKGAAQVRFGPQTIGGVVNYITPDVPDEFTARGTVAGGNLDQLMLDGQVGGKLLGGGVLVHVNHNQTDGNRDNQSMKFTDIFIKGAWELGASHGLTIKLSRFTEDSEVTYSGLRRDEFAANPRGNIFINDEFQTERLNATIAHRWDLAEHLTLRTTAYYHYFTRDWWRQSSNSGQRPNDASDPTCGGLANLLTTCGNEGRLRDYDTYGIETRLAIEHALLGIGGETEIGVRYHEERQTRRQWNGDTPDARTPGTSVNAGVRENNERDANAFSAFIQSRFVIGNFALTPGVRGEFIDFARRNLPIDVLVGGRPSGAVTAPSSGSQSLDKVLPGLGATWDIAENVTLYGGVHRGFAPPRVEDIITAAGGSVDLGAELSWNYEFGIRGEVLPGLNADATIFVMDFQNQIVAQSVAGGVGATLTSAGETMHRGGELALNASSRAAGLTEGDTDIFARLAVTWVADAEYNSTRIANAPCFDGATTGTLVATGAGPVPCGVARNVEGNRLPYSPEWLVSGAIGVEHKGFTGQIEMVSQSSIFADDVNLIPVTPDGQRGLIPGWTQFNVAASYGPPEGKWEVFATARNLFDRLYITDRARGILPGQPFTIQVGVTFRL, encoded by the coding sequence ATGATTCTCGCCCAAGCGCGCACCATCCTTGCCCTCGGATGCGCCACCCTTGCCTTCCCCGCCCTGGCCGAAACCGCGCCTGCCGAGGCGACCAAGGGTACGAGCAAGAGCACCGAGCAGGGCCTTTCGACCTCCGCTCTCGCCGCCACAACCACCGCCCAGCCCGCGACCGAGATCGTCGTGGTGGGCGAGGCCCAGGATGCCGAGGCCATCGCCGGCTCCTTCGGCAAGGTGACCAACGATGACTTGCGCCGCAGCCGCGTGCTCAATGTCAATGACGCGCTGCGGCAGGTGGCGGGCGTCTTCGCGCGGGACGAGGAAGGCGCCGGGATGCGCCCCAATATCGGTATCCGCGGCCTCAACCCGGTGCGTTCGACCAAGGTGCTGCTGCTCGAAGACGGCATTCCGCTCGGCTATGCGCCCTATGGCGACAATGCAGCCTATTACCACCCGCCGATCCAGCGCTTCACATCGGTCGAAGTGCTGAAAGGCGCAGCGCAAGTGCGCTTCGGCCCGCAGACCATCGGCGGGGTGGTCAACTACATCACGCCCGACGTGCCGGATGAATTCACCGCACGCGGGACCGTCGCAGGGGGCAACCTCGATCAGCTGATGCTTGACGGACAGGTCGGCGGCAAGCTGCTGGGCGGCGGGGTGCTGGTCCACGTCAACCACAACCAGACCGATGGCAACCGCGACAACCAGTCGATGAAGTTCACCGACATCTTCATCAAGGGTGCGTGGGAGCTGGGCGCAAGCCACGGCCTGACGATCAAGCTGTCGCGATTTACCGAGGACAGCGAAGTCACCTACTCGGGCCTGCGCCGCGACGAATTCGCTGCCAATCCGCGCGGCAACATCTTCATCAATGACGAATTCCAGACCGAACGGCTCAATGCCACCATCGCCCACCGCTGGGATCTGGCCGAGCACCTGACCCTTCGCACCACCGCCTATTACCACTACTTCACGCGCGACTGGTGGCGGCAATCCTCGAACTCGGGCCAGCGCCCGAACGATGCCAGCGACCCGACCTGCGGCGGGCTCGCCAACCTGCTGACCACTTGTGGCAATGAAGGCCGCCTGCGCGATTACGACACCTACGGGATCGAGACCCGCCTTGCCATCGAACACGCACTGCTGGGGATCGGGGGCGAGACCGAAATCGGCGTGCGCTATCACGAGGAGCGCCAGACCCGCCGCCAGTGGAACGGCGATACGCCTGACGCCCGCACCCCCGGCACCAGCGTCAACGCCGGTGTGCGCGAGAACAACGAGCGCGACGCCAACGCCTTCTCCGCCTTCATCCAGTCGCGCTTTGTGATCGGCAACTTCGCCCTGACCCCGGGCGTGCGCGGCGAGTTCATCGACTTTGCCCGTCGCAATCTGCCAATCGACGTGCTGGTTGGCGGGCGGCCCTCGGGCGCTGTCACCGCCCCCTCGAGTGGCAGCCAGAGCCTCGACAAGGTGCTGCCCGGTCTCGGGGCGACCTGGGATATTGCCGAGAACGTGACGCTCTACGGCGGCGTCCACCGCGGCTTTGCACCCCCGCGTGTCGAGGACATCATCACCGCGGCGGGCGGCTCGGTCGATCTCGGCGCGGAGCTCAGCTGGAATTACGAATTCGGCATTCGCGGCGAAGTGCTGCCCGGTCTCAATGCCGATGCGACCATCTTCGTGATGGATTTCCAGAACCAGATCGTCGCCCAGTCGGTCGCCGGCGGGGTCGGGGCGACGTTGACCTCGGCGGGCGAAACGATGCACCGCGGCGGCGAGCTGGCGCTCAACGCCTCCTCGCGCGCGGCGGGCCTTACCGAAGGCGATACCGATATCTTCGCGCGGCTTGCTGTCACCTGGGTGGCGGACGCTGAGTACAACAGCACCCGTATCGCCAACGCGCCGTGCTTTGACGGGGCCACCACCGGCACGCTGGTCGCAACCGGCGCTGGCCCGGTGCCTTGCGGCGTTGCCCGCAATGTCGAAGGCAATCGCCTGCCTTACTCGCCCGAGTGGCTGGTGTCGGGCGCAATCGGGGTGGAGCACAAGGGCTTCACCGGCCAGATCGAGATGGTCAGCCAGTCCTCGATCTTTGCCGACGACGTAAACCTCATTCCCGTCACGCCCGATGGCCAGCGCGGGCTGATCCCAGGCTGGACCCAGTTCAATGTCGCCGCCTCATACGGCCCGCCGGAGGGCAAGTGGGAGGTGTTCGCGACCGCGCGCAACCTCTTCGACCGGCTCTACATCACTGATCGCGCGCGCGGCATCCTGCCGGGCCAGCCCTTCACGATCCAGGTCGGCGTGACGTTCAGGCTTTGA